One Streptomyces coeruleorubidus DNA segment encodes these proteins:
- a CDS encoding phosphotransferase enzyme family protein: MPLTEIDRLKQTVSEAWDSPIADQVAARWGYPAGTAKWWRSSASHVFVLPDRGRRRYLRFVPGSYRGPKFVAVVAELMTRLSDGGSTVVRPVAAESGALTMTVATGLGAMHAMVVEPAPGAEVDVSDLTESRAWQWGEALARLHRDAAGLDAGLPESFGELADIGERFADDAELVEATARLADVMSELPRCQDRWGVVHGDFELDNMAWEEGGPIAYDFDEAALSWYAADIAYAVRDLTDHTGRPATGHRARFDAFLDGYRSVRPFDDEDLGRLQLFAGLHAAASLVRITRALGEPARQEPDWLSELRNDLTDMARTHRQLVIDIGQEVGRGIR; this comes from the coding sequence ATGCCGTTGACTGAGATCGATCGACTGAAGCAGACCGTGTCCGAAGCATGGGACAGCCCGATCGCCGACCAGGTCGCCGCCCGGTGGGGTTACCCGGCCGGCACTGCCAAGTGGTGGCGCTCCAGTGCCTCGCATGTGTTCGTGCTCCCGGACAGGGGCCGACGTCGTTATTTGCGGTTCGTGCCCGGCTCGTATCGCGGACCGAAGTTCGTCGCTGTGGTGGCTGAGTTGATGACACGGCTCAGCGACGGCGGCTCGACGGTGGTGCGGCCGGTCGCCGCCGAGTCCGGGGCACTGACCATGACCGTGGCGACCGGTCTCGGTGCCATGCACGCCATGGTGGTCGAACCGGCGCCCGGCGCGGAAGTCGACGTCAGTGACCTCACGGAATCGCGGGCCTGGCAGTGGGGGGAGGCACTGGCACGTCTGCACCGCGATGCCGCCGGGCTCGATGCGGGGCTTCCCGAATCCTTCGGCGAACTTGCGGATATCGGTGAACGGTTCGCCGATGACGCCGAGTTGGTCGAGGCGACGGCGCGGCTCGCCGACGTGATGAGCGAACTGCCGCGGTGTCAGGACCGCTGGGGTGTGGTGCACGGTGACTTCGAGTTGGACAACATGGCCTGGGAGGAGGGCGGCCCGATCGCCTATGACTTCGACGAGGCCGCCCTCTCCTGGTATGCCGCCGACATCGCCTATGCCGTGCGCGACCTGACCGACCACACCGGCCGGCCCGCTACCGGGCACCGGGCGCGGTTCGACGCCTTCCTCGACGGCTACCGCAGCGTGCGCCCGTTCGACGATGAGGACTTGGGGCGCCTGCAGCTGTTCGCCGGTCTGCATGCCGCGGCTTCTCTGGTGCGCATCACCCGCGCGCTGGGCGAACCCGCCCGGCAGGAACCGGATTGGCTGTCCGAACTGCGCAACGATCTGACCGACATGGCCCGCACACATCGGCAACTCGTGATCGACATCGGCCAGGAAGTGGGCCGAGGGATCCGCTAG
- a CDS encoding DUF2267 domain-containing protein, whose protein sequence is MQYHEYLARVRELGEYNSQEEATKVTEAVLSVLARRISPGEVDDLASQLPGPLGQTLTAAKPQQAESFGIDEFYRRVAERIGARPRTAEWDASAVLTALADAVSGGELNQILSQLPSGYAVLFGKADLAG, encoded by the coding sequence ATGCAGTACCACGAGTACCTCGCCCGCGTACGCGAGCTCGGCGAATACAACAGCCAGGAAGAGGCCACGAAGGTCACCGAGGCCGTCTTGAGCGTGCTGGCCCGGAGGATCAGCCCCGGTGAGGTGGATGATCTCGCCTCCCAGCTGCCCGGACCGCTCGGGCAGACGCTGACCGCCGCCAAGCCGCAGCAGGCCGAGAGCTTCGGGATCGACGAGTTCTACCGCAGGGTCGCCGAGCGCATCGGAGCCCGGCCGCGCACCGCCGAGTGGGACGCCAGCGCCGTGCTGACCGCCCTGGCCGACGCGGTCAGCGGCGGCGAGCTGAACCAGATCCTCAGCCAGCTCCCCTCCGGCTACGCCGTCCTGTTCGGCAAGGCCGATCTCGCCGGCTGA
- a CDS encoding HSP90 family protein, with product MTLPDTAANPAGADRTFQVDLRGLVDLLSHHLYSSPKVYLRELMQNAVDALTARHGLEPAAPAESPGIRLYADGSVVRVEDDGVGLTEADVHTFLATIGRSSKRAERLAEQRGDFIGQFGIGLLSCFLVADEIHVLSRSARVPDAPAVEWRGRGDGSYTVRTLPASARPRPGTTVTLTPRADAGEWTRPAQVHALARHFGSLLRHPVTFDDGTGGSGGPGGPGASVNPEPAPWARTYPTPGARSRALAAYGEEVFGFTPLDTIELDLPAVGLRGIACVLPEAVPAGRRHGHRVHVKGMLLSEQAEEILPEWAFFVRCVVDAESLRPTASRESLYEDDTLAAVRDALAERLRAWIARAAASDPDLLARFLQAHHLAVKSLAVHDDEILRMLLPWLPFETTDGHTTLDEFARTHRTVLVTSSVEEFRQVAAIASAAGLGVVNGGYTYDRELVHRLPEIRPEASVADLDPATLTAHLDPVDRETELAAAAYLALARDALAVFDCDVALRTFQPANAPALLVDSREARHERTRSQLAREQEGGLWGDILGALRQEAPRAQLILNQLNPLVRAAVAIDEPELARTSAEALYGQAAMLSRRPLRPAESSLINRSFLDLLAHALRKDS from the coding sequence ATGACTCTGCCCGACACCGCAGCGAACCCGGCCGGCGCCGACCGCACCTTCCAGGTGGATCTGCGCGGCCTCGTCGATCTCCTCTCCCATCACCTCTACTCCAGTCCCAAGGTCTACCTGCGCGAACTGATGCAGAACGCGGTGGACGCGCTGACCGCCCGGCACGGCCTCGAACCGGCCGCACCCGCCGAGTCCCCCGGCATCCGCCTGTACGCCGACGGTTCGGTGGTACGCGTCGAGGACGACGGCGTCGGTCTCACCGAGGCCGACGTGCACACCTTCCTCGCGACGATCGGCCGCAGCAGCAAGCGTGCCGAGCGGCTCGCCGAGCAGCGCGGGGACTTCATCGGCCAGTTCGGCATCGGCCTGCTCTCCTGCTTCCTGGTCGCGGACGAGATCCACGTCCTGAGCCGCTCCGCCCGCGTCCCCGACGCCCCCGCCGTGGAGTGGCGGGGGCGCGGCGACGGCAGTTACACCGTCCGCACCCTGCCCGCCTCCGCCCGCCCCCGGCCCGGCACCACCGTCACGCTGACGCCGCGCGCCGACGCGGGTGAGTGGACCCGGCCGGCACAGGTGCACGCGCTGGCCCGGCACTTCGGCTCCCTGCTGCGCCACCCGGTGACCTTCGACGACGGCACAGGCGGCTCGGGTGGTCCGGGCGGCCCGGGGGCGTCCGTCAACCCCGAGCCCGCGCCCTGGGCGCGTACGTACCCCACGCCGGGCGCCCGTTCCCGCGCGCTGGCCGCGTACGGCGAGGAGGTCTTCGGCTTCACGCCGCTGGACACCATCGAGCTGGACCTGCCGGCCGTGGGCCTGAGGGGCATCGCGTGCGTGCTGCCCGAGGCGGTGCCGGCCGGGCGCCGCCACGGCCACCGCGTGCACGTCAAGGGCATGCTGCTGTCCGAGCAGGCCGAGGAGATCCTGCCCGAGTGGGCGTTCTTCGTCCGCTGCGTGGTCGACGCCGAGAGCCTGCGCCCGACGGCGTCCCGCGAGTCCCTGTACGAGGACGACACGCTCGCCGCCGTCCGCGACGCCCTCGCCGAGCGGCTGCGCGCGTGGATCGCCCGGGCCGCCGCCAGCGACCCGGACCTGCTCGCCCGTTTCCTCCAGGCCCACCACCTGGCCGTGAAGTCGCTCGCGGTGCACGACGACGAGATCCTCCGGATGCTGCTGCCCTGGCTGCCGTTCGAGACCACCGACGGGCACACCACCCTCGACGAGTTCGCGCGCACCCACCGCACCGTGCTCGTGACGTCGAGCGTGGAGGAGTTCCGGCAGGTCGCGGCGATCGCCTCGGCCGCCGGGCTCGGCGTCGTCAACGGCGGCTACACCTACGATCGTGAGCTGGTCCACCGGCTGCCCGAGATCAGGCCCGAGGCGAGTGTCGCCGACCTGGACCCGGCGACCCTCACCGCCCACCTCGACCCCGTCGACCGGGAGACCGAACTGGCCGCCGCGGCCTACCTCGCCCTGGCCCGCGACGCCCTCGCCGTCTTCGACTGCGACGTCGCGCTGCGCACCTTCCAGCCCGCCAACGCCCCCGCCCTCCTCGTCGACAGCCGCGAGGCCCGCCACGAGCGCACCCGCTCCCAGCTCGCCCGTGAGCAGGAGGGCGGCCTGTGGGGCGACATCCTCGGCGCCCTGCGCCAGGAGGCCCCGCGGGCCCAGCTGATCCTCAACCAGCTCAACCCGCTGGTCCGCGCCGCCGTCGCCATCGACGAGCCCGAGCTGGCCCGCACCAGCGCCGAAGCCCTCTACGGGCAGGCCGCGATGCTGTCCCGGCGCCCGCTCAGGCCCGCCGAATCGAGCCTCATCAACCGCTCCTTCCTCGACCTTCTCGCCCACGCCCTCCGCAAGGACAGCTGA
- a CDS encoding phosphotransferase enzyme family protein, whose translation MQAAEVSRAVAAARSTASSLDLRADDAIVLHDSNKLTLRLLPCDVLARVAPVADQVAQFEVELAQRLAESGCPVAALEPRVEPRVHEREGFVVTLWTYYEPVTPREVPPADYAHALERLHAGMRKLDVPTPHFTDRVEQAQQLVADRDRTPALAEADRELLRDTLRSLRRVIGERGGAEQLLHGEPHPGNVLTTNNGLLFIDLETCCRGPVEFDLAHAPEEVGEHYPGVDQDLLRECRILVLAMITAWRWDRDDQLPDGRRLGTEWLSQIRAALDRDGSD comes from the coding sequence ATGCAGGCGGCAGAGGTCTCGCGTGCGGTGGCCGCGGCCAGGTCGACCGCCTCATCACTCGACCTGAGAGCCGACGACGCGATCGTTCTTCATGACTCGAACAAGCTCACTCTGCGTCTGCTGCCCTGTGACGTCCTGGCCCGGGTGGCACCCGTAGCGGATCAGGTCGCACAGTTCGAAGTCGAGCTCGCTCAGCGGCTCGCCGAATCCGGGTGCCCTGTGGCTGCTCTCGAGCCCCGAGTGGAGCCACGCGTCCATGAGCGTGAGGGCTTCGTGGTCACGCTATGGACCTACTACGAACCCGTGACACCCCGAGAGGTCCCACCAGCCGACTACGCCCATGCGCTCGAGCGGCTGCATGCCGGCATGCGCAAGCTCGATGTCCCGACGCCCCACTTCACGGACCGAGTCGAGCAGGCTCAGCAACTCGTGGCGGACCGCGACCGCACTCCGGCGCTCGCCGAGGCGGACCGGGAGCTGCTCCGCGACACGTTGCGAAGCCTGAGACGAGTGATCGGCGAGCGCGGCGGCGCCGAACAGCTGCTGCACGGCGAGCCGCACCCGGGCAACGTGCTCACCACGAACAACGGGCTGCTGTTCATCGACCTTGAGACGTGTTGCCGTGGGCCCGTCGAATTCGACCTCGCCCATGCGCCCGAAGAAGTCGGCGAGCACTACCCGGGTGTCGATCAGGACTTGCTGCGCGAGTGCCGGATCCTCGTGCTGGCGATGATCACAGCGTGGCGCTGGGATCGAGACGACCAGCTCCCGGACGGGCGCCGGCTGGGCACGGAGTGGCTCAGCCAGATCCGAGCAGCACTCGATCGCGACGGTTCGGATTAG
- a CDS encoding alpha/beta fold hydrolase produces MTLLHVHDYGGDGPQLVLLHGFSRSLTDWDAAATLLTAGHRVLSVDLPGHGRSPDISPWTMPTVVRHIADTLDAHGVPEAVVVGHSLGGMVAVEYARANPNHARASAAVNLDGFWWGREYPGADRVSEALLASAGAIAPPEYVEEKVLHAARLGIPADRAEAAARAAARPLPDGKWQTLPERATALEIRDELQKLGALGVTAWLDGADCPLLLVQAGRRVPPTPGMEWFDDFSTRFAQEVSGELAALSRTRPTITVTRIDATHPMNLEAPEAVATLVADFVRGLPQPS; encoded by the coding sequence ATGACACTCCTACATGTCCATGACTATGGGGGCGACGGCCCTCAACTGGTTCTGCTGCACGGCTTCTCACGGTCGCTCACCGACTGGGACGCCGCCGCCACCCTCCTCACCGCCGGGCATCGCGTCCTGTCCGTCGACCTCCCCGGCCACGGTCGCTCTCCCGACATCTCCCCCTGGACCATGCCCACCGTGGTGCGGCACATCGCGGACACGCTCGACGCGCATGGCGTGCCCGAGGCCGTCGTCGTGGGCCATTCCCTCGGCGGAATGGTCGCGGTGGAGTACGCCCGGGCGAACCCGAACCACGCCCGCGCCAGTGCCGCCGTGAATCTCGACGGCTTCTGGTGGGGACGCGAGTACCCCGGCGCCGACCGGGTGAGTGAGGCGCTGCTGGCGTCGGCCGGGGCCATCGCGCCGCCCGAGTACGTCGAGGAGAAGGTCCTCCACGCCGCCCGGCTCGGCATTCCCGCCGACCGTGCGGAGGCCGCTGCCCGCGCGGCCGCACGCCCCTTGCCCGACGGCAAGTGGCAGACGCTGCCGGAACGGGCGACGGCACTGGAGATCCGGGACGAACTCCAAAAGCTCGGCGCGCTCGGTGTCACCGCATGGCTGGACGGGGCCGACTGCCCGCTGCTGCTGGTACAGGCCGGGCGACGGGTGCCGCCGACGCCCGGCATGGAGTGGTTCGACGATTTCAGCACCCGGTTCGCACAAGAGGTCTCCGGCGAACTGGCCGCGCTCTCCCGCACCCGGCCGACGATCACCGTCACCAGGATCGACGCCACCCACCCCATGAACCTGGAGGCTCCGGAAGCGGTGGCGACGCTGGTCGCCGACTTCGTTCGAGGACTGCCTCAACCGTCGTAA